The DNA window tctggagagtgtctttatatatttagtcattttgGGGCGATCCTTTATTTAGTAGTAACTCTAGTCGGGGATATATATCAGAGTTTACTTTCAGATATGAGCATTGTGTTTCctgtggatgaatgaatgaattatttatttatgtaatttttgAAAGACTGGCTCATGTAAAATCTCTGAAAGTATGACAAAGCTCTCCTGTTACACTTTATGGACACCTGAGCGTCACCATGAGGGCCTGTCTTTATTCACTTTATTCACTGAAATCCACTTTTATAATGAATTCACAGTAATCACTGACACCTTCAGagcattacattcattaaaGACGTCTTCTACACCTACTCTTCCAGACGACCGACACATGCTTCAACCACTGCAGGTTAACCAGCCACTCATCAgtaaagcaaaaactaaatgtaaatgtcctcatgtGGAAAAGACTGAAACACAACTCCCATATATCACTAATGTAACAGATCCATTTAGGGAGAGTGAGAACACTAGGCTGGATGTGTTTTAATGCAGGAACATTCATCATGTCTTCAGTTCAACAAATCATTTACATTGAATATGTGAGCTGGATGGTTACACGACACAATGTGATTGTCAACAATAACTGCaatgaacgctggtttgagggcggagtcaaggaggccatttacgtgaaaagggaaagaccctctctgaatcaaggagggggcctaagggtacatctgtcaccatcttacaatgctgtgattgcagccgttctccaactctctgtgaatggtactcaggaccattgatcagtggttgttgatcaatggtcatgagcatttgcataatcatgattaaggaactgacctcccagcccattgttccttcagtcggCTGGTTTCtctgactgaaaacgctacgtccagaagaacagaatcaacttttggagatttacttcccTGATGATTGAGCACGCATCAAGACCTTTTAATCAGGCCAACAAATATCTTGTACTCAATTTTAGCAGCAGCCATTGTGACACTGATGATAAAACTTGTGTAAAAGTGCGAAGctgtaaaaaagtaattataaaAAAGCGTTTTTGTAGCTGAATGTTACTGGATAGCTGTTTCATCTGTAACACATCAAAATAACCTGCTAAGGTTTAATAGGCTATAAGGAACACACTCACTTCCTGAGCCCTGGGCAATAAGagacgttttgtgttttatgatttattgatatgtttgatcctttctgagctgcgttaatgaagcagtcattagagcaccatgtccgctagaatagttctgtagtttgatgcttgagtcgttgcagacttgttgaaactccctcacccgtcaaagcagcgtctttgttattcgagtccagcagatggcagtgtttcactgtctgacggctgtctgaagcttcagctggattatccgttttcatgtttgattagaggtttgtgtgtgtgtgtgtgtgtgtgggtttttagCCACGAGTTGTCCACGATAAAGCATATTGAATGGCCTGTCTAATATTGTTAGAATTCTCCTTTGGGTTAGTTTCATTACTCAATCGGGACATttatttggaaaaagaaaaaaagagggaaaaaaaagaaaagaattaaaaataaataaatcctcatagtttacatttacaaatatcAATACTGAatgttacgtccctctgcagcttctaatcgtctcagtgttttcagctggtgctaattggccacacctagtcaggtgtggataaaagcatacctgaggcaagcttcccggcagtgcactagtctttgccttggtggcaccagccattttagccaacctggttttccattttaggatgaaacctcttctcacccacactctgctattcatctctgtttttatgttgcggcttttgagccgggtcgtaacactGAAGATTACAAAGATCAACATTAAGACCAGTCTGTGCATTCAAAGCAGTGACAGAAAAGAGTGTGGGGCATTAACCCCCACTCACTTCACAGTTCACAGCGAGCTTCGTCGAAATTTACAATGAGACCCTGAGGGACCTTGTGTTCACCGGCAAGTCCAGCAAGAGACCTGAGCATGAGATCCGCAAGACAGCCAGCAACGAATTGACAATCACTAATCTCACCTATGAGCGGGTCTCCAATGAGGATCAGGTACAGCAGACAGACATCTGTAGCTCAGAACAAATTAATTTCAAATCTGCTGACAAATTGTTACCAAACTTTGAAAATACATCAAACTTTATCGATGCTCTATGTTTTAAAACGTTCCCTCGTCCTCTCAGGTTCTCCGTCTGATTGCTTTGGCCAATCAGAATCGCTCCACTGCCCAGACAGCCCAGAATGACCGCTCGTCTCGCTCCCACTCAGTCTTCCAGCTGGATATTGAGGGAGTTAATGCCGGCAGGGATGTCAAGTGCAAATGTATCACACTGGAAGTACCAGCATCAGGAATGTGGCTTCTTCTTTTTGGATCTATAATATTTAGTCTGGTTAGTTATTGTTACTGTAACCAGTGCAAAATCTGCTCTGATGACTCAACGTTAATGTTTGAGCCCCTGAGCGCTAAAAGAAGTGTTTTGTAAAGTATTAAAACTACCTTTAATGGAAGGAAAAACGGATCACTGCTTCCTATAAGAGttggttttctctgtgtgtgtagccACTCTGTGCCTGGTGGACTTGGCTGGCAGTGAGCGAATGGTGAAGAGCCAGTCTCAGGGTGACCGTTTCAAAGAGATGACCGCCATCAACAGCTCACTGTCCAACCTGGGCGTCGTTATCGCCGCTCTGGCCAAAAAGGTCTGCAGCTGCAGTTTCTGTAGTCTTAGATGTCAC is part of the Maylandia zebra isolate NMK-2024a linkage group LG3, Mzebra_GT3a, whole genome shotgun sequence genome and encodes:
- the LOC112433427 gene encoding carboxy-terminal kinesin 2-like, whose translation is MLCDKSSFTASFVEIYNETLRDLVFTGKSSKRPEHEIRKTASNELTITNLTYERVSNEDQVLRLIALANQNRSTAQTAQNDRSSRSHSVFQLDIEGVNAGRDVKCKSTLCLVDLAGSERMVKSQSQGDRFKEMTAINSSLSNLGVVIAALAKKETYVAYRNSKLTYLLQGCLGGKRQNLDVC